One segment of Carya illinoinensis cultivar Pawnee chromosome 1, C.illinoinensisPawnee_v1, whole genome shotgun sequence DNA contains the following:
- the LOC122282866 gene encoding uncharacterized protein LOC122282866 translates to MALKLDMSKAYDRIKWVFLEEVLGRIGLEKELADEIKEAILHSVGLREARSYEKYLGLPSYVGKHKMAAFRPVLESIRSQMQNWTIKFLSQAGKEVLLKAIVQAIPTYCMSIFKLPKTILNAIK, encoded by the exons ATGGCACTAAAactggacatgagcaaggcttatgacAGGATCAAATGGGTTTTTCTAGAAGAAGTCCTTGGTAGAATTGGCCTTGAGAAGGAGCTG GCAGAtgagatcaaggaagcaatacTTCATTCAGTTGGACTGAGAGAAGCAAGGAGCTATGAGAAGTACCTGGGATTACCATCGTATGTTGGCAAGCACAAAATGGCAGCTTTTCGACCAGTCTTGGAGAGCATAAGATCCCAAATGCAAAATTGGACAATTAAGTTCCTGTCACAAGCTGGAAAGGAGGTGCTTCTAAAGGCTATAGTCCAAGCAATTCCCACTTACTGCATGAGCATTTTCAAGCTACCAAAAACCATCTTGAATGCCATCAAATAA